One genomic window of Myxocyprinus asiaticus isolate MX2 ecotype Aquarium Trade chromosome 5, UBuf_Myxa_2, whole genome shotgun sequence includes the following:
- the LOC127441526 gene encoding paralemmin-1-like isoform X2 codes for MSEALSQQERLRAIAEKRKKEAEIENKRRQLEDDRRQLQHLKSKALRERWLLDGAPSSGEDEAQKQLQEDEAKTKLLEKTILGLEQEIDELENGVPLNKASEDGKENAPDGPVKVVENGIQQPSPNADQTTKKQITGIEAKLQCTNPDVAIENASADHPVTMVFMGYKNVEDEAETKKALGIEETVKAEFVVIEDSESKGEQAPLNGSTSTPDKAQDKAKNEESKEEGNSKEKQSCKCCTVM; via the exons ATGTCAGAAGCTTTGTCACAGCAAGAGAGACTCCGGGCTATTGCT GAGAAGAGAAAAAAGGAGGCTGAGATTGAGAACAAAAGAAGACAACTGGAGGATGACCGCAGACAACTCCAGCATCTCAAG TCAAAGGCACTGAGAGAGCGGTGGCTGTTGGATGGAGCACCATCCAGTGGGGAAGATGAGGCACAGAAACAACTACAAGAGGATGAAGCCAAGACCAAACTACTAGAAAAGACCATCCTTGG ACTAGAACAAGAAATTGATGAGCTTGAGAATGGTGTGCCTTTGAATAAAGCGTCTGAAGATGGCAAAGAAAAT GCACCAGATGGTCCAGTTAAGG TAGTTGAGAATGGCATACAGCAGCCCAGCCCCAATGCAGACCAAACCACCAAGAAACAGATCACAGGCATTGAGGCCAAGCTCCAGTGCACCAATCCTGACGTTGCCATTGAAAATGCCAGTGCAGATCACCCCGTCACCATGGTATTCATGGGCTACAAGAATGTAGAGGATGAGGCAGAGACCAAGAAGGCATTGGGCATAGAGGAAACAGTGAAAGCTGAATTTGTGGTCATTGAGGACAGTGAGAGCAAAGGGGAGCAGGCCCCATTGAACGGCAGCACCTCCACTCCTGACAAAGCTCAGGATAAGGCCAAGAATGAGGAGTCGAAAGAGGAAGGCAATTCGAAAGAAAAGCAGTCATGTAAGTGCTGCACAGTCATGTGA
- the LOC127441526 gene encoding paralemmin-1-like isoform X1, with amino-acid sequence MSEALSQQERLRAIAEKRKKEAEIENKRRQLEDDRRQLQHLKSKALRERWLLDGAPSSGEDEAQKQLQEDEAKTKLLEKTILGLEQEIDELENGVPLNKASEDGKENAPDGPVKVENGIQQPSPNADQTTKKQITGIEAKLQCTNPDVAIENASADHPVTMVFMGYKNVEDEAETKKALGIEETVKAEFVVIEDSESKGEQAPLNGSTSTPDKAQDKAKNEESKEEGNSKEKQSCKCCTVM; translated from the exons ATGTCAGAAGCTTTGTCACAGCAAGAGAGACTCCGGGCTATTGCT GAGAAGAGAAAAAAGGAGGCTGAGATTGAGAACAAAAGAAGACAACTGGAGGATGACCGCAGACAACTCCAGCATCTCAAG TCAAAGGCACTGAGAGAGCGGTGGCTGTTGGATGGAGCACCATCCAGTGGGGAAGATGAGGCACAGAAACAACTACAAGAGGATGAAGCCAAGACCAAACTACTAGAAAAGACCATCCTTGG ACTAGAACAAGAAATTGATGAGCTTGAGAATGGTGTGCCTTTGAATAAAGCGTCTGAAGATGGCAAAGAAAAT GCACCAGATGGTCCAGTTAAGG TTGAGAATGGCATACAGCAGCCCAGCCCCAATGCAGACCAAACCACCAAGAAACAGATCACAGGCATTGAGGCCAAGCTCCAGTGCACCAATCCTGACGTTGCCATTGAAAATGCCAGTGCAGATCACCCCGTCACCATGGTATTCATGGGCTACAAGAATGTAGAGGATGAGGCAGAGACCAAGAAGGCATTGGGCATAGAGGAAACAGTGAAAGCTGAATTTGTGGTCATTGAGGACAGTGAGAGCAAAGGGGAGCAGGCCCCATTGAACGGCAGCACCTCCACTCCTGACAAAGCTCAGGATAAGGCCAAGAATGAGGAGTCGAAAGAGGAAGGCAATTCGAAAGAAAAGCAGTCATGTAAGTGCTGCACAGTCATGTGA